In Humulus lupulus chromosome 7, drHumLupu1.1, whole genome shotgun sequence, the following are encoded in one genomic region:
- the LOC133790507 gene encoding probable WRKY transcription factor 33, producing MEQHSNGFGLQVEFPEEATTKDSEDSLNGVKVSNNMMMRTTMIDDDAKCLNMKMSPPDVTSDQTPDLSRKPIHGEYNTSIDTSERNQFDYYPSVGVSTLEDGYNWRKYGQKQVKGSEYPRSYYKCTHPTCPVKKIVERSHCGQITEIIYKSNHNHVKPQSNRRAGLGSSAFSLGEVPEVSGGNGIFVKIEGRSGWKSNMASNSVILDRNKIDGTNDLAGTPNELFNPLSSVHGKSIELRETASEVSTTVSSHGDADDEEPEAKRRKKLNYSSALSSRAFREPKIVIQIETDVDILDDGYRWRKYGKKVVKGNSNPRSYYKCTSVGCIVKKHVERASGNVKAIITTYEGKHNHEVPAARNSNNHINSTGPNAPIPPITPNNSQSSSLKLPRNTTIPKPQTQIQGPPPLFDRKPEFCNSDYLRPSFPGNVSNDLRYEASSFYQMNLHSQNPIPYASSYYGNGSSFVGSFMPDFPASFPFSFPTVDFDYNSEKSVVAPVNENDTRLVQPKQEQNDDKIINNANTSSSSSHGPFMGRFR from the exons ATGGAGCAACATTCCAATGGCTTTGGGCTCCAAGTGGAGTTTCCTGAAGAAGCGACCACAAAAGACTCTGAGGATTCATTGAATGGTGTGAAAGTCTCAAACAACATGATGATGAGGACAACAATGATTGATGATGATGCCAAATGTTTAAACATGAAAATGTCTCCTCCTGATGTGACCAGTGATCAAACTCCTGATCTTTCCAGGAAACCTATCCATGGAGAATACAACACCTCAATTGATACATCAGAAAGAAACCAGTTTGATTATTACCCCTCAGTGGGGGTGAGCACTTTAGAAGATGGATACAACTGGAGAAAATATGGACAAAAACAGGTAAAGGGTAGTGAATATCCAAGGAGCTATTACAAATGCACTCATCCAACTTGCCCTGTGAAGAAAATAGTGGAAAGATCTCACTGTGGTCAAATAACAGAAATTATTTACAAGAGTAATCATAATCATGTAAAACCTCAGTCAAACCGTAGAGCTGGACTCGGATCATCAGCATTCTCACTTGGTGAAGTCCCAGAAGTAAGTGGAGGAAATGGGATTTTTGTTAAAATTGAAGGTCGATCTGGTTGGAAAAGTAATATGGCATCAAATTCAGTTATTTTGGATAGGAATAAAATTGATGGTACTAATGATCTTGCAGGAACTCCAAATGAACTTTTTAATCCTTTATCAAGTGTCCATGGAAAATCCATTGAATTGAGAGAAACTGCTTCTGAGGTTTCAACCACAGTTTCTAGTCATGGTGATGCAGATGATGAAGAACCTGAAGCAAAAAGAAG GAAGAAATTGAACTACTCATCAGCTTTGTCCTCGAGAGCTTTTCGAGAGCCAAAAATAGTTATCCAAATTGAAACTGATGTAGACATACTTGATGATGGTTACCGTTGGCGTAAGTATGGTAAAAAAGTTGTCAAAGGAAATTCAAATCCAAG GAGCTACTACAAATGCACAAGTGTTGGATGTATAGTAAAGAAGCATGTGGAGAGAGCCTCAGGCAATGTAAAAGCTATAATTACAACATATGAGGGAAAACACAACCATGAAGTGCCTGCTGCTAGAAACAGCAATAATCATATCAACTCAACTGGTCCGAATGCTCCTATACCACCTATTACTCCTAACAATTCTCAGTCATCATCCCTGAAATTACCAAGAAACACCACCATTCCAAAACCTCAAACACAAATTCAAGGTCCTCCCCCTTTGTTTGACAGAAAACCAGAATTTTGTAACAGTGATTATTTGAGGCCAAGCTTTCCTGGGAATGTCAGTAATGACTTAAGATATGAAGCTTCTTCCTTTTACCAAATGAACCTTCATTCACAAAATCCCATTCCTTATGCCTCCTCCTATTATGGCAATGGTAGTAGTTTTGTTGGGTCATTCATGCCAGACTTTCCAGCTTCGTTTCCCTTCAGTTTTCCAACTGTTGATTTTGACTACAACAGTGAAAAATCTGTTGTTGCACCAGTTAATGAAAATGACACAAGGCTTGTTCAACCTAAACAAGAACAAAATGATGATAAAATCATTAATAATGCTaatacatcatcatcatcatcacacgGTCCATTCATGGGAAGATTTAGgtag